In the Fuerstiella sp. genome, TTGACCACATGAGCGTTTAGCGTTGACTTTTCTCTGAGAAAGTTGCCCGTGACAACAAAATCAATGCCCAAAATCGTAGTACCCGGTGATGATCCAGTGCAAATCACCGGGTCTCCGCACCTCGACCGATTGTCAGAATTTGGTGAGATTGTCATCTTTTCCGACCGGCCCGAGACGGATGAAGAAAAGGTCCGCCGTCTGCACGATGCCGACGTGCTGATCAACTCGCGCGGGGCCGTCAAATGGCCTGGCAGCGTGTTAAACCGTCTGCCGCGACTGCGTTTCATCACCGTCTGTGGTATCGGGACCGATCCCATCGACCTGCAGACAGCTCGTAAACAGGGTGTCGTTGTTTCCAATATTCCAGGCAAAACGGCGCCGGTGGTTGCTGAACACTCGTTGTGCCTGATGTGCGCAGCGGCGAAACGAGTTGCGTTTCAAACTGCGGAGCTTAAGGAGGGCCGATGGACCAGACAGGAAAATATTCTGCTTGCAGGAAAGACGCTCGGGATTGTCGGTGCCGGTCCGATTGGCAGTCATATGGCGAAGCTTGGCAGAGCAATCGGAATGCACGTCATTGCCTGGACGTTTAATCCAACGGACGAGCGAGCTGAAGATCTGGGAGTGCGGTTCGTTGAGCTTGACGAACTGCTGCGGACCAGCGATGTCGTCAGCCTGCACGTTAAGCTGACGGAAGAAAGCCGGCACATGATCGGTAAACGTGAATTGGAGCTGATGAAGCCTGGTGGTTTACTTGTCAACACAGCTCGTGGAGCGGTCGTCGATACGAACGCTCTCGTTGAATCTTTGAACTCCGGTCAACTGGCGGGGGCAGCGCTTGATGTCTTTGAAGCTGAACCGCTGCCGAGTGACGATCCCCTGCTCCATTGCGAACAGCTCGTTCTCACACCACACGCCGCTGATCAAACGCCGGAAGGGCTGGATCTTCTGAACGAAGGGGTCGTGGACAACGTCATTGCTTTTTTGGAAGGCCGGCCACGAAATATTGTGACATGAGTCATTTGAACGCGACGGCTCATGCCTGCTGACGCAGCAGGACGGCCGCTTCCGAAAGACGTTGCAGTTTTTGAAATGATTCATCCAGCGGAATCCCATGATCTTTGCTGGGAGAGAATCCGCAGTCGGGAGTCAGAGTCAGCCGTTCAGCGGCGACATACTGCAATGCTTTATCCACGCGTTCGACGATTTGTTCCGCCGAATCGATTTCGGGAAAACGCACATCAACACAACCGAGACCGACTTGCACATCGTCTGCAAGTTCTGTCAGAACCGCCACGTCACCGGCGACGGGGATACTGAATTCCATCATCAATTGTTCGACTCGGAGTTGTTTGAGGTGATCAAGGATCGCCTCGTAACCCCCTGCTGCACCCCAGCCGCGTCTGGCCCAGTTTCTTCGGCACAAGTGAACGGCGAGTGTCACGCCTTCCACGCCGTCAACAATTTCATTAATCCAGTCCACTGCACGTCGCATTTCGGCTTCGGGATCGTCGAACTGAGCTCGGACGTCGGGATCGACCAGCACGCATAAGTGTGGTTCGTCGAGTTGAATCATATCCACGCCGGCCTCGCGAATCGCCAGTAATTCTTGACGCAGTACGGGCACCAGAGCTTCACAGAATGCTTCCCGGGTCGGGTAGGCATCGCGGGAATAATCCGGTTCCCACATCCGCTGCCCGATCAGATAGGGAGATGGTAAGGCGACTTTGATGTGACGATCAGTGCACTGACGAAGAAAATGAGCTTCATCTGCAGC is a window encoding:
- a CDS encoding cobalamin-independent methionine synthase II family protein codes for the protein MSDPLPLFPTAVIGSMPRPRYVKDLLAAGTQHGQGLNSDLKQRTDDAVRFVVGLQEQAGIDIVSDGEWRRETYVDIIAEVLHGFSWIDRELFGYHQVVTQRVSMKRPGVAADEAHFLRQCTDRHIKVALPSPYLIGQRMWEPDYSRDAYPTREAFCEALVPVLRQELLAIREAGVDMIQLDEPHLCVLVDPDVRAQFDDPEAEMRRAVDWINEIVDGVEGVTLAVHLCRRNWARRGWGAAGGYEAILDHLKQLRVEQLMMEFSIPVAGDVAVLTELADDVQVGLGCVDVRFPEIDSAEQIVERVDKALQYVAAERLTLTPDCGFSPSKDHGIPLDESFQKLQRLSEAAVLLRQQA